The following nucleotide sequence is from Aedes aegypti strain LVP_AGWG chromosome 3, AaegL5.0 Primary Assembly, whole genome shotgun sequence.
TGTaagttgatgattgttgcttctggagaccgagaatacctctgcatctccacaatcaccaagGGAAGGGTGTTGATTGGTGGGGAGGAAAAAGATCAGGGAGTAGTTAACTTAGTTTTTCTATGGATAAGGAGCAAAAATACGACTCTTacttaaaacttgttttgaatttttgtctcgCGATGAAAGAATATTGGCAGAAGGGTAAAAAAGTATGAAGACATTCATAAAAACATGTGTAGGTAATGAAACAGAAATAATTTGCAAATAAACTGTGGATGGtccgtcactacaagtgtcgacataaaacacttgtagtgacgGACCATCCACAGTTTGTTAGCAAATTACATAAACGTAACGTGGCcacaataaaaaatgttatcataagcatgaaacgagctcactagttggcaatccatcctcgattgatcacgattgatcttgattcTGTGTTTAGTTGAGTTTGTCGATTCATACTGAAGCTAATAACGATCATTATCTTTTCCAGCTCGGTGGCAACGAAGAGAGCAAGAAGGAGAAGGCCCTGGATCCGCGGGACATTGACGCCCATTGGCTGCAGCGATGCCTGCGAAAGTACTACAACGATTCCATCATGTCGCAAGCCAAGGCCGGTGAAGTGCTGGGCGTCCTGAAGGACGCTGGAGACGATCGGGAGTGCGAGAATCAGCTGGTCCTTCTGTTGGGCTATGACTGTTTCGATTTCATTAAACTGCTGAAGAAGAATCGCCAGACGATCCTGTACTGCACGATGCTGGCCTCGTCACAGAGCGAGAGCGAGCGGGTTAAAATCCGGGAGAAGATGAAGTCGGATGCGTTTCTGGCGAAAATCTTGAGACAGCTAGATACCGGGAAACAGGAGATGGAGGACTACGACAGTGAGAAGTCCAAGATGCAGCGCAGGAGGAAGGAGCAGGATGATGATAACATGGAAGGTATCGGAGGGCAGATTCCCGGTAACAGGAACGTGCTGGAGTTGGACGAGTTGGCTTTCACGCAGGGGTCCCATCTGATGGCGAACAAGCGTTGTCAGCTGCCGGACGGAAGTTTCAGGAAACAGCGTAAGGGATACGAGGAAGTTCATGTCCCTGCCTTGAAGCCGAAGCCGTTCGACGAGGAAGAGGAACTGATGGTGATCGATAAGCTCCCAAAATACGTTCAACCGGTCTTCGCCGGGTTCAAAACGCTGAACCGCATCCAGAGTCGTCTGTACAAGACGGCGCTGGAGAGCGACGAGAATCTGCTGCTGTGTGCCCCGACGGGAGCCGGTAAGACCAACGTGGCCCTGCTGACGATGATGCGGGAGATCGGGAAGCACATCAACGACGACGGCACGATCAACGTGGACGAGTTCAAGATCATCTACATCGCTCCGATGCGATCGCTGGTACAGGAAATGGTGGGGAATTTCGGGAAGCGTTTGGCCACGTATAATCTGACGGTTTCGGAATTGACGGGTGATCACCAGCTGAGTCGGGAGCAGATCGCCGCCACGCAGGTGATCGTGTGTACTCCGGAGAAATGGGACATCATTACCAGAAAGGGAGGCGAGAAGACCTATACCCAATTGGTAAGGTTGGTGATCATCGATGAAATCCATCTGCTGCACGACGAACGTGGTCCGGTTCTGGAATCGTTGGTTGCTCGTACGATTCGTAACATTGAGACCACTCAGGAAGACGTCCGCCTGGTGGGACTTTCAGCAACCTTGCCCAATTACCACGACGTAGCAACCTTCCTGCGCGTCCGCCCCGAAACCGGTCTGTTCTACTTCGACAACAGCTTTCGGCCGGTCGCTTTGGAGCAGCAGTACATCGGAGTTACGGAGAAGAAAGCACTGAAACGGTTTCAGGTGATGAACGACATCGTCTACGAGAAGGTCATGGAGCACGCCGGGAAGAACCAGGTCCTGGTGTTTGTCCACTCCAGGAAGGAAACTGGCAAAACCGCTCGCGCCATTCGCGACATGTGCCTGGAGAAAGATACGTTGGGAAGCTTCCTGCGGGAAGGTTCAGCCAGTATGGAAGTCTTGCGATCGGAAGCTGAGCAGGTCAAGAACGCCGAACTCAAAGATTTGCTCCCGTATGGCTTCGCCATCCATCATGCCGGTATGACTCGCGTGGACAGAACCCTGGTCGAAGATCTGTTCGCCGATCGTCACATTCAGGTCCTGGTGTCCACCGCAACCCTAGCTTGGGGTGTCAACTTGCCTGCTCACACCGTCATCATCAAGGGAACCCAGATCTACAACCCGGAGAAGGGCCGCTGGGTCGAACTGAGCGCTCTGGACGTGCTGCAGATGCTTGGTCGAGCCGGTCGTCCCCAGTACGATACCAAGGGCGAAGGCATCCTGATCACCAACCACAGCGAACTCCAGTACTATCTTTCCCTGCTGAATCAGCAGCTCCCGATCGAGTCCCAACTCGTGTCCAAGATGCCCGACATGCTCAACGCCGAGATAGTCCTCGGAACCATCCAGAACGTCAAGGACGCAGTCACCTGGCTCGGGTACACCTATCTCTACATCCGCATGCTGCGTCAACCAACTCTCTACGGCGTCTCCTATGACGCGATCAAGGAAGATCCCCTTCTGGAACACTTCCGTGCCGATTTGGTCCACACCGCAGCCCTGCACCTGGAGAAGAGCGGTTTGATCAAGTACGATCGCAAGAGCGGACACTTCCAGGTCACCGAAATCGGACGCATTGCGTCCCATTACTATTGTACCCACGACACCATGCTAACCTACAACCAACTACTCAAACCGACCCTCAGCGAGATCGAGCTCTTCCGGGTGTTCTCCCTGTCCGGCGAGTTCCGCAACATCACCGTTCGCGAAGAGGAAAAGCTCGAACTCCAGAAGCTGATGGAGCGCGTCCCTATCCCGATCAAGGAAAGCATGGAGGAGCCCAGCGCCAAGGTCAACGTCCTCCTGCAAGCCTACATCTCCCAACTCAAGCTGGAAGGATTCGCCCTGATGGCCGACATGGTCTACGTGACCCAATCCGCGGCGCGTCTTCTCCGTGCGATCTTCGAGATCGTCCTCCACCGCGAATGGGCCCAACTCGCGGACAAATGTCTCACCCTGTGCAAGATGATAGACCGCCGCATGTGGCAAAGTATGTCTCCGCTGCGCCAGTTCCGCAAAATGCCCGAAGAGATCGTCAAGAAGATCGAGAAGAAGAACTTCCCCTGGGAGCGGCTGTACGATCTGGAGGCGAACGAGATCGGTGAACTGATCCGCGTCCCCAAACTGGGCAAAACCATCTACAAGTACGTGCACCAGTTCCCCAAGCTGGAACTGTCCACCCACATCCAACCGATCACGCGATCTACTCTGCGGGTTGAGCTCACGATCACCCCGGACTTCCAGTGGGACGAAAAAATCCACGGCCAATCGGAAGCCTTCTGGATCCTGGTCGAAGACGTCGATTCGGAAGTGATCCTCCATCACGAGTACTTCCTTCTGAAGGCCAAGTACTGCCAGGACGATCACCTGGTGAAGTTCTTCGTCCCGGTTTTTGAACCACTCCCGCCGCAGTACTTCCTGAGAATCGTGTCCGATCGTTGGATCGGCGCCGAAACACAACTCCCCGTCTCATTCCGTCATCTGATCCTGCCGGAGAAGAACCTCCCGCCCACGGAGCTACTTGATCTGCAGCCCCTTCCGATCAGTGCCCTTCGGGAGCCAAACTTCGAGGCGTTGTACGCGGACAAGTTCCCGCAGTTCAACCCGATCCAAACGCAGGTCTTCAACGCGGTCTACAACAGCGAGGACAACGTTTTTGTGGGCGCCCCAACCGGATCCGGTAAAACCACGATCGCGGAATTTGCCGTTCTGAGAATGCTGCAGCAGAACCCGCATGGTCGGGTCGTCTACCTGGTGTCGAGGGACAGTTTGGCCGAgttgattttcatggattgGCACCAGAAGTTCGGGCAGCATTTGGGCTGCAAGGTTGTTAAGTTGACCGGTGAAACCGGAACGGACTTGAAGCTGATCGCCAAGGGACAGATCATCGTTACGACTGCGGACAAGTGGGACATCCTGTCGCGTCGTTGGAAGCAGAGGAAGAACGTCCAGAATATCCAGCTGTTCATCGTCGACGAGCTGCAGTTGATCGGCGGGGAGGAAGGTCCGGTCCTGGAAGTTGTGTGCTCTCGTATGCGATATATCTCTTCGCAAATTGAGAAACAGATCCGTATTATCGCGCTCTCAGCTTCTCTCTCGGACGCGAGGGACGTCGCCCAATGGTTGGGATGCAACGCGAACGCTACC
It contains:
- the LOC5574518 gene encoding putative U5 small nuclear ribonucleoprotein 200 kDa helicase — translated: MADAAARQLQYEYKANSNLVLQADVRLIERPRRDEATGEVLSLVGKLEGTRMGDRAQRTKPEKTEERKAKRQKRDEAQYDFNSMKGATLLTEGIDEMVGIVYRPKTQETRQTYEVLLSFIQEAIGDQPRDILCGAADEILAVLKNDKLKDRERKREIDGLLGTVTDERFALLVNLGKKITDFGSDSTSGATGVTEGEQIDDTYGINVQFYESEEESDEDKYGEIRDDDVQDEGEEARDDGILHAENLGGNEESKKEKALDPRDIDAHWLQRCLRKYYNDSIMSQAKAGEVLGVLKDAGDDRECENQLVLLLGYDCFDFIKLLKKNRQTILYCTMLASSQSESERVKIREKMKSDAFLAKILRQLDTGKQEMEDYDSEKSKMQRRRKEQDDDNMEGIGGQIPGNRNVLELDELAFTQGSHLMANKRCQLPDGSFRKQRKGYEEVHVPALKPKPFDEEEELMVIDKLPKYVQPVFAGFKTLNRIQSRLYKTALESDENLLLCAPTGAGKTNVALLTMMREIGKHINDDGTINVDEFKIIYIAPMRSLVQEMVGNFGKRLATYNLTVSELTGDHQLSREQIAATQVIVCTPEKWDIITRKGGEKTYTQLVRLVIIDEIHLLHDERGPVLESLVARTIRNIETTQEDVRLVGLSATLPNYHDVATFLRVRPETGLFYFDNSFRPVALEQQYIGVTEKKALKRFQVMNDIVYEKVMEHAGKNQVLVFVHSRKETGKTARAIRDMCLEKDTLGSFLREGSASMEVLRSEAEQVKNAELKDLLPYGFAIHHAGMTRVDRTLVEDLFADRHIQVLVSTATLAWGVNLPAHTVIIKGTQIYNPEKGRWVELSALDVLQMLGRAGRPQYDTKGEGILITNHSELQYYLSLLNQQLPIESQLVSKMPDMLNAEIVLGTIQNVKDAVTWLGYTYLYIRMLRQPTLYGVSYDAIKEDPLLEHFRADLVHTAALHLEKSGLIKYDRKSGHFQVTEIGRIASHYYCTHDTMLTYNQLLKPTLSEIELFRVFSLSGEFRNITVREEEKLELQKLMERVPIPIKESMEEPSAKVNVLLQAYISQLKLEGFALMADMVYVTQSAARLLRAIFEIVLHREWAQLADKCLTLCKMIDRRMWQSMSPLRQFRKMPEEIVKKIEKKNFPWERLYDLEANEIGELIRVPKLGKTIYKYVHQFPKLELSTHIQPITRSTLRVELTITPDFQWDEKIHGQSEAFWILVEDVDSEVILHHEYFLLKAKYCQDDHLVKFFVPVFEPLPPQYFLRIVSDRWIGAETQLPVSFRHLILPEKNLPPTELLDLQPLPISALREPNFEALYADKFPQFNPIQTQVFNAVYNSEDNVFVGAPTGSGKTTIAEFAVLRMLQQNPHGRVVYLVSRDSLAELIFMDWHQKFGQHLGCKVVKLTGETGTDLKLIAKGQIIVTTADKWDILSRRWKQRKNVQNIQLFIVDELQLIGGEEGPVLEVVCSRMRYISSQIEKQIRIIALSASLSDARDVAQWLGCNANATFNFHPSVRPIPLELHVQGFNITHNASRVAAMSKPVYNAITKFSPHKPVIVFVSSRKLARLTAIDILTYCAAEAQPNRFFHAEEDDIKPFLDRMTDKTLKETLSQGVAYIHEGLTPSDHRIVEQLFDSGAVQIAVVTRDLCWGLNISAYLVVIMDTQFYNGKSHSYDDYPVTDVMQMVGRANRPLEDDDAKCVLMCQSSKKDFFKKFLNESLPVESHLDHRLHDHFNAEIVTKTIENKQDAVDYLTWTFLYRRLTQNPNYYNLQGVTHRHLSDHLSELVESTLSDLEQSKCISVEDEMDTLPLNLGMIAAYYYINYTTIELFSLSLNSKTKIRGLLEIISSAAEYEDVVVRHHEDNILKSLAQRLPNKLTGPNGTAPKYNDPHIKTNLLLQAHLSRLQLGAELQGDTEQSLGKAIRLIQACVDVLSSNGWLSPAVAAMELAQMVTQAMWSKDSYLKQLPHFNADIIKRCQEKNIETVFDIMELDDEDRIRLLQLNDQQMSDVARFCNRYPNIEMTFEVVEKDRIHSGSSVNVVVNLEREDDVTGPVIAPFFPQKREEGWWIVIGDPKTNSLLSIKRLTLQQKAKFKLDFVAPSPGHHDYTLYFMSDSYLGCDQEYKFSINVGDFQSESESESD